One Mycobacterium marseillense DNA window includes the following coding sequences:
- a CDS encoding GAP family protein, with protein MEASWASVLSKLIALAAVIALSPITVIPAVLVLHAPRPRPASLAFLGGWLLGLVTFTAAFVAGSEALSGFHATPPKWASWVRLAFGVALLALAAFHWFTRHRNRSMPRWMRSFSTLTPARAGVVGAVLVPLRPEVLILCAAAGLAVGNSSLSAGGELVAAALFVVVAASTVAIPILAYVGAGDRFEGTLERLKAWMEANHDAMLAVILFLIGLIVLYNGIRALA; from the coding sequence GTGGAAGCAAGTTGGGCCTCGGTCCTGAGCAAGCTCATCGCGCTGGCGGCCGTCATCGCGCTGTCGCCGATCACGGTCATTCCCGCGGTGCTGGTGCTGCACGCGCCGCGGCCGCGCCCGGCCAGCCTCGCCTTCCTTGGCGGCTGGCTGCTCGGGCTGGTCACCTTCACGGCCGCGTTCGTCGCCGGCTCGGAGGCGCTCAGCGGTTTCCACGCGACCCCGCCGAAATGGGCCTCGTGGGTGCGTCTGGCCTTCGGGGTGGCGCTCCTCGCGCTGGCGGCGTTCCACTGGTTCACCCGGCACCGCAATCGCAGCATGCCGCGCTGGATGCGGTCGTTCTCCACGCTCACCCCCGCGCGCGCCGGCGTGGTGGGCGCTGTCCTGGTGCCGCTGCGGCCCGAGGTGCTCATCCTGTGCGCGGCGGCCGGTCTGGCCGTCGGCAACAGCAGCCTGAGCGCCGGCGGCGAGCTCGTCGCGGCCGCGCTCTTCGTGGTCGTCGCCGCGTCGACGGTGGCCATCCCGATCTTGGCCTACGTCGGCGCCGGCGACCGCTTCGAGGGAACGCTGGAGCGTCTCAAGGCCTGGATGGAAGCCAACCACGACGCGATGCTGGCCGTGATCCTGTTTCTGATCGGGTTGA